One segment of Drosophila mauritiana strain mau12 chromosome 3R, ASM438214v1, whole genome shotgun sequence DNA contains the following:
- the LOC117144431 gene encoding wolframin isoform X1 → MATWTQNEPTGVTKRRRWNLEDRASLNKLKHHIAEEGCPQMQYDLAKELLDNAIVEPNLAKGNQNQKAVNWLVSAAHNGHEDAVKLLRQCYNDGSGITPENLDEVRRCLAMTPGERAARKAARELFACLSNGNEHITPKQLERKMRRIYNLQRKRRRRNDDRSSSSSEGEQEPECEPLEDVPTIDLANVERRRLITEAHLVSAASNYSAGQMPSVNDALTLSVPDPRSLDHVPCFYRMIFHPLIFFTLFYHRLLNLIVSIPNVIPLSVRCSVLVAISWWSSRHMLPLVSYYLSLGIMIWATCKMLKTKQQFVDFRIWSGLFLSYGDHNIEADIAEQRFLRNNMKPYLYFFCAFICNLIVYPLVTDAWLPHSELTIISGALTFITMCVSMYASSHLLPDWLVIVSFAVNVLAKYPYEMDEVVSTRWRFLDLRVPTFSSFVIGNGIEFCLNCRTALYLFIPVLLIMMAKRSRWHGVYTFLIPHCVTLSWLQVCIATSQSSTVFGVMRAALGLAGIVLFLPLFGIVALLVPVFVAIDSLGLASEQLRWGSTALACGLVVVLSCILALNRATQKYITMLQLIMAITTACLLVFPYMTSSFKDTPRFNAMPRVGLHSLSETNTLPWDRFHALCAQPVHEQPNKIKAQLRCSHLNGMPVMWEGSVTKVEISRVSNFLEDTIANYLPVWLGRILRCLHGENISQHFKCDPKLDAQCEEWRSVFKTFNAQSGSCTLQRWNRYEYELLVKVGTKRSGRLLGRSTTTDVILRAHHDFGNFTRLLSEGDVVLFYGILHNSRLLADNVQVKLKTIECVECRSRDLGTASIERVVAVSPMDARLQDLMRGIKYLLNALLNPLITFK, encoded by the exons ATGGCCACCTGGACGCAAAATGAGCCGACAGGTGTCACCAAGCGCAGGCGTTGGAATCTGGAAG ATCGTGCCTCCTTAAACAAACTCAAGCATCACATTGCCGAGGAGGGATGCCCCCAGATGCAATACGATCTGGCCAAAGAGTTACTCGATAATGCCATAG TAGAACCCAATCTTGCCAAAGGCAATCAGAACCAGAAGGCCGTCAACTGGCTGGTGAGTGCCGCACACAATGGACACGAGGATGCAGTCAAGCTGCTCCGCCAGTGCTACAACGATGGCAGTGGTATTACGCCGGAGAATTTGGACGAAGTGCGTCGCTGCCTGGCCATGACGCCTGGCGAACGGGCGGCCAGAAAAGCAGCCCGGGAGCTTTTTGCCTGCCTATCAAATGGAAACGAGCATATAACGCCCAAGCAGCTGGAGCGAAAAATGCGGCGCATCTACAATCTGCAACGCAAGCGGCGTCGACGCAACGATGACCGCTCCTCGTCGAGCAGTGAAGGAGAACAGGAGCCGGAGTGCGAACCGCTCGAAGATGTCCCCACCATTGACCTAGCCAATGTGGAGCGACGCCGCCTCATCACCGAAGCTCACCTTGTTTCGGCAGCTTCCAATTACAGTGCCGGACAAATGCCCAGCGTTAATGATGCTCTCACATTATCCGTCCCGGATCCTAGGAGCTTGGACCATGTACCCTGCTTCTACCGCATGATCTTCCACCCGCTCATCTTCTTCACCCTGTTCTACCACCGGCTGCTTAACTTGATTGTGTCCATACCCAACGTCATCCCGCTGAGCGTCCGCTGCAGCGTGCTCGTTGCAATCTCTTGGTGGAGCAGCCGGCATATGCTGCCCCTGGTCAGCTATTACCTTAGTCTGGGGATCATGATCTGGGCCACGTGTAAGATGCTGAAGACCAAACAACAGTTCGTGGACTTCCGCATCTGGTCGGGACTGTTCCTGAGCTACGGGGATCATAACATCGAGGCGGACATTGCGGAGCAGCGCTTTTTACGCAACAATATGAAGCCGTACCTGTACTTCTTTTGTGCCTTCATTTGCAACTTGATCGTCTACCCGTTGGTCACAGACGCCTGGCTGCCACACTCGGAGCTGACTATAATCTCTGGAGCCTTGACCTTCATCACCATGTGCGTGTCCATGTACGCCTCCTCCCACCTATTGCCTGACTGGCTAGTTATCGTTTCCTTCGCCGTAAATGTTCTTGCCAAATATCCGTACGAAATGGACGAGGTTGTGTCCACGCGCTGGCGCTTTCTTGACCTACGCGTACCTACCTTCTCATCGTTTGTCATTGGCAATGGCATTGAATTCTGTTTGAATTGCCGCACTGCCTTGTATCTCTTTATTCCGGTGCTGCTAATTATGATGGCCAAGCGCTCCCGTTGGCATGGAGTCTACACATTCCTCATCCCGCACTGCGTTACGCTCAGTTGGCTGCAAGTGTGCATAGCCACCTCGCAGAGCTCCACCGTTTTTGGAGTGATGCGAGCAGCCCTCGGCTTGGCTGGAATCGTCCTGTTCCTCCCTCTGTTTGGAATCGTAGCCCTTCTGGTGCCTGTCTTCGTGGCCATCGATAGTTTGGGACTGGCCAGTGAGCAGCTTAGGTGGGGCAGCACAGCCCTCGCCTGCGGGCTGGTAGTGGTCCTGTCCTGCATTTTGGCGCTTAACCGAGCCACCCAGAAATACATCACAATGCTGCAG CTCATCATGGCGATCACAACAGCGTGCTTGTTGGTCTTCCCCTATATGACATCGAGTTTTAAGGATACGCCGCGCTTCAATGCCATGCCCAGAGTGGGTCTGCACTCCCTTTCCGAGACGAATACTCTGCCCTGGGATCGCTTTCATGCACTTTGTGCTCAACCTGTCCACGAGCAGCCGAATAAGATAAAAGCCCAGCTGCGTTGCTCCCATCTGAATGGAATGCCCGTGATGTGGGAGGGCAGCGTTACCAAAGTGGAAATCTCACGGGTGTCCAATTTTTTGGAGGATACCATTGCCAACTATCTGCCCGTGTGGCTGGGCAGGATTCTGCGCTGCTTGCATGGCGAGAATATATCGCAGCACTTCAAATGCGATCCCAAATTGGATGCGCAGTGCGAGGAGTGGCGGAGCGTGTTCAAGACATTCAATGCCCAGAGCGGTAGTTGCACACTGCAGCGATGGAATCGCTACGAGTACGAGCTGCTGGTCAAGGTGGGCACCAAGAGGAGTGGCCGTCTACTGGGCCGTTCCACCACCACAGATGTTATCCTACGAGCTCACCATGACTTTGGGAACTTCACACGGCTCCTAAGCGAGGGCGATGTTGTACTATTCTACGGAATCCTGCACAATTCTCGGCTTTTGGCTGACAACGTGCAGGTGAAGCTGAAAACCATCGAGTGTGTGGAGTGCCGGTCGCGGGATTTGGGTACGGCCAGCATCGAACGAGTGGTGGCTGTATCACCCATGGATGCACGCCTCCAAGATTTGATGAGAGGCATCAAATATTTGTTGAACGCTTTGTTGAATCCTTTAATTACATTTAAgtaa
- the LOC117144431 gene encoding wolframin isoform X2, with the protein MATWTQNEPTGVTKRRRWNLEDRASLNKLKHHIAEEGCPQMQYDLAKELLDNAIEPNLAKGNQNQKAVNWLVSAAHNGHEDAVKLLRQCYNDGSGITPENLDEVRRCLAMTPGERAARKAARELFACLSNGNEHITPKQLERKMRRIYNLQRKRRRRNDDRSSSSSEGEQEPECEPLEDVPTIDLANVERRRLITEAHLVSAASNYSAGQMPSVNDALTLSVPDPRSLDHVPCFYRMIFHPLIFFTLFYHRLLNLIVSIPNVIPLSVRCSVLVAISWWSSRHMLPLVSYYLSLGIMIWATCKMLKTKQQFVDFRIWSGLFLSYGDHNIEADIAEQRFLRNNMKPYLYFFCAFICNLIVYPLVTDAWLPHSELTIISGALTFITMCVSMYASSHLLPDWLVIVSFAVNVLAKYPYEMDEVVSTRWRFLDLRVPTFSSFVIGNGIEFCLNCRTALYLFIPVLLIMMAKRSRWHGVYTFLIPHCVTLSWLQVCIATSQSSTVFGVMRAALGLAGIVLFLPLFGIVALLVPVFVAIDSLGLASEQLRWGSTALACGLVVVLSCILALNRATQKYITMLQLIMAITTACLLVFPYMTSSFKDTPRFNAMPRVGLHSLSETNTLPWDRFHALCAQPVHEQPNKIKAQLRCSHLNGMPVMWEGSVTKVEISRVSNFLEDTIANYLPVWLGRILRCLHGENISQHFKCDPKLDAQCEEWRSVFKTFNAQSGSCTLQRWNRYEYELLVKVGTKRSGRLLGRSTTTDVILRAHHDFGNFTRLLSEGDVVLFYGILHNSRLLADNVQVKLKTIECVECRSRDLGTASIERVVAVSPMDARLQDLMRGIKYLLNALLNPLITFK; encoded by the exons ATGGCCACCTGGACGCAAAATGAGCCGACAGGTGTCACCAAGCGCAGGCGTTGGAATCTGGAAG ATCGTGCCTCCTTAAACAAACTCAAGCATCACATTGCCGAGGAGGGATGCCCCCAGATGCAATACGATCTGGCCAAAGAGTTACTCGATAATGCCATAG AACCCAATCTTGCCAAAGGCAATCAGAACCAGAAGGCCGTCAACTGGCTGGTGAGTGCCGCACACAATGGACACGAGGATGCAGTCAAGCTGCTCCGCCAGTGCTACAACGATGGCAGTGGTATTACGCCGGAGAATTTGGACGAAGTGCGTCGCTGCCTGGCCATGACGCCTGGCGAACGGGCGGCCAGAAAAGCAGCCCGGGAGCTTTTTGCCTGCCTATCAAATGGAAACGAGCATATAACGCCCAAGCAGCTGGAGCGAAAAATGCGGCGCATCTACAATCTGCAACGCAAGCGGCGTCGACGCAACGATGACCGCTCCTCGTCGAGCAGTGAAGGAGAACAGGAGCCGGAGTGCGAACCGCTCGAAGATGTCCCCACCATTGACCTAGCCAATGTGGAGCGACGCCGCCTCATCACCGAAGCTCACCTTGTTTCGGCAGCTTCCAATTACAGTGCCGGACAAATGCCCAGCGTTAATGATGCTCTCACATTATCCGTCCCGGATCCTAGGAGCTTGGACCATGTACCCTGCTTCTACCGCATGATCTTCCACCCGCTCATCTTCTTCACCCTGTTCTACCACCGGCTGCTTAACTTGATTGTGTCCATACCCAACGTCATCCCGCTGAGCGTCCGCTGCAGCGTGCTCGTTGCAATCTCTTGGTGGAGCAGCCGGCATATGCTGCCCCTGGTCAGCTATTACCTTAGTCTGGGGATCATGATCTGGGCCACGTGTAAGATGCTGAAGACCAAACAACAGTTCGTGGACTTCCGCATCTGGTCGGGACTGTTCCTGAGCTACGGGGATCATAACATCGAGGCGGACATTGCGGAGCAGCGCTTTTTACGCAACAATATGAAGCCGTACCTGTACTTCTTTTGTGCCTTCATTTGCAACTTGATCGTCTACCCGTTGGTCACAGACGCCTGGCTGCCACACTCGGAGCTGACTATAATCTCTGGAGCCTTGACCTTCATCACCATGTGCGTGTCCATGTACGCCTCCTCCCACCTATTGCCTGACTGGCTAGTTATCGTTTCCTTCGCCGTAAATGTTCTTGCCAAATATCCGTACGAAATGGACGAGGTTGTGTCCACGCGCTGGCGCTTTCTTGACCTACGCGTACCTACCTTCTCATCGTTTGTCATTGGCAATGGCATTGAATTCTGTTTGAATTGCCGCACTGCCTTGTATCTCTTTATTCCGGTGCTGCTAATTATGATGGCCAAGCGCTCCCGTTGGCATGGAGTCTACACATTCCTCATCCCGCACTGCGTTACGCTCAGTTGGCTGCAAGTGTGCATAGCCACCTCGCAGAGCTCCACCGTTTTTGGAGTGATGCGAGCAGCCCTCGGCTTGGCTGGAATCGTCCTGTTCCTCCCTCTGTTTGGAATCGTAGCCCTTCTGGTGCCTGTCTTCGTGGCCATCGATAGTTTGGGACTGGCCAGTGAGCAGCTTAGGTGGGGCAGCACAGCCCTCGCCTGCGGGCTGGTAGTGGTCCTGTCCTGCATTTTGGCGCTTAACCGAGCCACCCAGAAATACATCACAATGCTGCAG CTCATCATGGCGATCACAACAGCGTGCTTGTTGGTCTTCCCCTATATGACATCGAGTTTTAAGGATACGCCGCGCTTCAATGCCATGCCCAGAGTGGGTCTGCACTCCCTTTCCGAGACGAATACTCTGCCCTGGGATCGCTTTCATGCACTTTGTGCTCAACCTGTCCACGAGCAGCCGAATAAGATAAAAGCCCAGCTGCGTTGCTCCCATCTGAATGGAATGCCCGTGATGTGGGAGGGCAGCGTTACCAAAGTGGAAATCTCACGGGTGTCCAATTTTTTGGAGGATACCATTGCCAACTATCTGCCCGTGTGGCTGGGCAGGATTCTGCGCTGCTTGCATGGCGAGAATATATCGCAGCACTTCAAATGCGATCCCAAATTGGATGCGCAGTGCGAGGAGTGGCGGAGCGTGTTCAAGACATTCAATGCCCAGAGCGGTAGTTGCACACTGCAGCGATGGAATCGCTACGAGTACGAGCTGCTGGTCAAGGTGGGCACCAAGAGGAGTGGCCGTCTACTGGGCCGTTCCACCACCACAGATGTTATCCTACGAGCTCACCATGACTTTGGGAACTTCACACGGCTCCTAAGCGAGGGCGATGTTGTACTATTCTACGGAATCCTGCACAATTCTCGGCTTTTGGCTGACAACGTGCAGGTGAAGCTGAAAACCATCGAGTGTGTGGAGTGCCGGTCGCGGGATTTGGGTACGGCCAGCATCGAACGAGTGGTGGCTGTATCACCCATGGATGCACGCCTCCAAGATTTGATGAGAGGCATCAAATATTTGTTGAACGCTTTGTTGAATCCTTTAATTACATTTAAgtaa
- the LOC117142676 gene encoding nuclear pore complex protein Nup133 — protein sequence MERSLQKQLYGISRESSPGARMYNLPAASADSTRKSIFGGSANCTQMSGNLKRTALTNSRLSLSVRSTQSIAGIRSDYNSVESFGCPLPVVVNEALTFAGPGAGTVTAKVTQNGWTWVVQGRRLLIWQYKDTAKSGSPPRVGKLARRGGGLAQCRELTLPYSDLGHKSDLISVFQTEGQQMASCIAVSATGEVRYWSSIAHDGNSVDLSILTGQEFVQLLSLPTQQGYLAVTTTCNLVFLRVGLTNGRYTLHHKTIKPATSFLGGFGKKFASILIGMNTGADKDQTLVGMCCESNLESGETIVAVLSDRAIQRWSLSNNGNNENLLYEDAEILRRIREEFITNFWKFRLPADSVEVDLHLLDFHVVKNKAYILAGAVNPAHAPQMCYALVTGTAQAERMLLESFTPLNMNKFFSAKTEEDCLSVRFVVGSSHIYLYTSKVVYPLHLTNSVPTDEIEAEKIEFHMHDDRILSAVICSQLPLFFSRTHGLVSITPGDFDGTEMMNMSSCNTPDLYAPNSCNASFAVPDNSAVTSSTNNLHLFELDPDEMYNELCDEVGQLKAAFLYHMKRNSNMVKTIVDELLRNVTAADPSGAPMDAYKLDRIVITIAEDLAEDIPIADPRWEEALADQEMNRHAIGSSRSMQIINQLRDKIIAFQHFIAFLHSSLVWDKLNVIPCGSHSLKPTGCILADISEKIVAAMALRSIQTKLPKLIEEAIDATVALWHEEPHGSLTYQDIFYVKLSRFQNVFEALADIADDRIAAQNQTTISNAHFINEINSIVLDVLGQVFKYRKQHASSFRLNHDKIPSYENLPWTAMAGSEGVRDTLTRLIDISVRYGGHCVSETELKQQLYQQIYELIDLVLGGRKTYLKSVRDSEKFNVLQQQFEAQRKELISVLIKDRQYEYAAKIAEKYLDFQSLVLICDETQDKERLEDYTQKYEEYDFSQFAINWHLRQNRHGEVFERFKGNQTALAQFMRDHPSLGWIQLIFNGDFERAAKVLYELAQCETEFVARKKSMLSLAKLAAFAAAESDLTAQVEKINADLTLVEYQSQLGHDVLESFGFDPVEQKVLKAEEIISLNIAEENETASETEFRKALELLSYVEQPYDMRHKIWCAAIKRDNWTDYDPNNAVHYMQKLLFYKIIEISQLMGNDSENVLPPMEDFLESVELGDLPQQKPFQYLLKLTYEYVADMFKQPDDMEL from the exons ATGGAGAGAAGTCTGCAGAAGCAATTATACGGCATATCGCGCGAATCTTCGCCAGGTGCACGAATGTACAACTTGCCAGCAGCCTCGGCAGACAGCACGCGTAAATCAATTTTTGGCGGCAGCGCCAATTGCACCCAGATGTCTGGGAACCTTAAAAGGACTGCCCTGACCAACAG CCGGCTCAGCTTGTCGGTGCGCTCCACTCAGTCCATTGCCGGCATCCGATCCGATTACAATTCGGTGGAGAGCTTCGGTTGTCCACTGCCGGTGGTGGTCAATGAGGCACTAACGTTCGCAGGTCCAGGAGCGGGCACAGTAACAGCCAAAGTGACGCAAAATGGTTGGACTTGG GTTGTCCAAGGCAGACGCCTCTTGATTTGGCAGTATAAGGACACGGCCAAGTCGGGCTCGCCACCTCGAGTGGGCAAACTGGCAAGACGTGGGGGTGGTCTGGCCCAGTGCCGTGAATTGACTTTACCTTACAGTGACCTGGGTCACAAGAGTGATCTAATCAGTGTTTTCCAGACGGAGGGTCAGCAAATGGCCTCCTGCATAGCTGTATCAGCCACGGGAGAAGTTCGGTACTGGTCATCAATTGCACACGATGGGAACTCCGTGGATCTTTCCATCTTAACTGGCCAAGAGTTTGTCCAACTGCTCAGTCTACCAACGCAGCAGGGCTACCTAGCCGTTACAACCACCTGCAATCTGGTGTTCCTGCGAGTCGGACTGACCAACGGACGTTACACACTGCACCATAAGACTATCAAGCCTGCCACTAGCTTCCTTGGTGGTTTTGGCAAAAAGTTTGCCTCCATTTTGATTGGAATGAATACGGGTGCAGACAAGGATCAA ACTTTGGTCGGCATGTGCTGCGAGAGCAATTTAGAAAGTGGAGAAACTATTGTGGCCGTGCTCTCTGATCGTGCAATCCAGCGCTGGAGTCTGTccaacaatggcaacaatgAAAACCTACTGTACGAGGATGCGGAGATTTTGCGCAGGATACGCGAAGAGTTTATAACGAACTTTTGGAAGTTCCGACTCCCAGCGGATAGTGTGGAGGTCGATCTCCATCTGTTGGACTTTCACGTGGTTAAGAACAAAGCTTATATACTGGCTGGAGCTGTAAATCCTGCTCATGCTCCACAAATGTGCTACGCTCTGG TGACTGGCACTGCTCAAGCTGAAAGAATGCTCCTGGAATCGTTCACGCCGCTCAATATGAACAAATTCTTTAGTGCCAAGACTGAGGAGGATTGTCTCAGCGTGCGTTTTGTGGTAGGCAGCAGCCACATCTATTTGTATACTTCCAAAGTTGTGTATCCTCTGCATTTGACCAACTCCGTGCCCACAGATGAGATAGAGGCGGAAAAGATCGAGTTCCATATGCACGATGATCGCATTTTAAGTGCCGTCATCTGCAGCCAATTGCCATTGTTCTTTAGTCGCACACATGGCCTAGTTTCTATTACACCGGGCGATTTTGATGGTACTGAAATGATGAACATGAGCTCCTGCAACACGCCAGATTTGTATGCTCCCAATTCGTGTAATGCTAGTTTCGCAGTTCCCGATAATTCTGCTGTGACTAGCAGTACTAATAATCTTCACCTTTTCGAACTGGATCCGGATGAAATGTACAACGAACTTTGCGATGAAGTTGGTCAACTGAAGGCAGCCTTCCTATATCACATGAAACGTAACAGCAATATGGTCAAGACGATCGTTGATGAGCTGCTTCGTAATGTCACTGCAGCCGATCCAAGTGGTGCACCCATGGATGCTTACAAGTTGGATCGAATTGTTATTACCATCGCCGAAGACTTGGCGGAGGATATACCAATAGCCGATCCCCGATGGGAGGAGGCACTTGCAGATCAGGAAATGAACAGGCATGCCATCGGCAGCTCTCGTTCAATGCAGATTATCAACCAACTAAGGGACAAGATCATTGCTTTCCAGCACTTCATAGCGTTTCTGCATTCCAGCTTAGTGTGGGACAAG TTAAATGTCATACCTTGCGGAAGCCATTCGCTGAAACCCACCGGCTGTATTCTAGCCGATATTAGCGAGAAGATAGTGGCTGCTATGGCTCTGCGATCCATTCAGACCAAACTGCCTAAGCTGATTGAAGAGGCTATTGATGCCACCGTAGCGTTATGGCATGAGGAGCCTCATGGCAGCTTAACTTACCAGGATATATTTTACGTGAAGCTGTCGAGGTTTCAAAACGTGTTCGAGGCCCTAGCGGATATTGCTGACGATCGAATCGCTGCTCAGAATCAGACCACCATATCAAACGCCCACTTTATCAACGAGATAAACTCTATTGTCCTAGACGTTTTGGGACAAGTGTTCAAGTATCGAAAGCAGCACGCAAGCAGCTTTAGACTGAACCACGACAAAATACCTTCCTACGAGAATCTACCTTGGACTGCGATGGCTGGCAGTGAGGGAGTTCGTGACACTCTGACTCGCCTCATTGACATTAGCGTTCGCTATGGCGGCCACTGCGTTAGCGAGACCGAGCTAAAGCAGCAATTGTACCAACAGATATACGAACTAATTGATTTGGTTTTGGGCGGACGAAAGACTTACTTAAAAAGCGTGCGCGACTCCGAAAAGTTCAAtgtgctgcagcagcagtttGAGGCCCAGCGAAAGGAACTCATCTCCGTGCTGA tcAAAGATCGCCAATACGAGTACGCCGCAAAGATCGCCGAGAAGTACCTCGATTTTCAGAGCCTGGTGCTCATCTGCGATGAGACGCAGGATAAGGAGCGACTGGAAGATTACACCCAGAAATACGAGGAATATGATTTCTCGCAGTTTGCCATCAACTGGCATCTGCGCCAGAACCGGCACGGCGAGGTCTTCGAACGCTTCAAGGGCAACCAGACGGCTTTGGCTCAGTTCATGCGCGACCATCCGTCCCTGGGATGGATCCAGCTAATATTCAACGGCGACTTCGAGCGGGCTGCCAAGGTGCTGTACGAGTTGGCCCAATGCGAAACGGAGTTTGTGGCCCGCAAGAAGTCTATGCTGTCGCTAGCCAAATTGGCTGCCTTCGCGGCAGCCGAATCCGATTTAACTGCCCAAGTTGAAAAGATCAATGCAGATCTTACGCTGGTCGAATATCAATCGCAACTGGGCCATGACGTACTGGAAAGCTTTGGCTTCGATCCAGTAGAACAGAAGGTGCTCAAGGCAGAGGAGATTATCAGC ctTAACATCGCCGAGGAAAATGAAACTGCCAGCGAAACGGAGTTCCGTAAAGCTTTGGAACTTCTGAGCTACGTGGAGCAGCCGTACGATATGCGGCACAAGATCTGGTGTGCAGCCATAAAGCGCGATAACTGGACGGACTACGATCCCAACAATGCGGTGCATTACATGCAGAAGTTGCTCTTCTACAAGATCATCGAAATCTCGCAGCTGATGGGCAACGATTCCGAGAACGTTTTGCCACCCATGGAAGACTTTCTGGAGAGCGTGGAGCTCGGCGATTTGCCGCAGCAGAAACCGTTTCAGTATCTGTTGAAACTGACCTACGAGTATGTGGCCGACATGTTCAAACAGCCAGACGATATGGAACTCTAA